Genomic segment of Gigantopelta aegis isolate Gae_Host chromosome 10, Gae_host_genome, whole genome shotgun sequence:
CTACAGACAGTGGCTAATATGGAATTGTActattagctcagtcggtagagcggtCTCCCACACAGAGGATACATAGTTAGAATCGCCCCGGCATTCAATCAAATGACTTTCAGTACCAGCTGCATCTGATACTTTACAGTTCGTAATCTGACTGGACCATTAACACATGGATATTACGATGGCACAGGGACAGTTCCCACAACAACGTGCTTCAGTTTCAATATGGCTACCTTGACATGATTCAGGAGCACCAGACCGTCGAGCAGAAACAACCCGCCGATAGAGAGCGACAGAAACAAGATGGCGACGTAGCCCACTGTCTGGGCACTCGGTCGGTTGTCCTCGGCGCTCTTCTTCGTCCTGGCTGACCTGGATGTGCTTTTCGGCTCTATTATCAAAGCCTTCTTGATCTCCTCGATCAGATCATCCGTCTGCTCCACAGACAGGTTCGTCTTGCATCTGCAGGGACACAGCATGGGAGAGGATGACGTCACAGGCGTTGTTGAGTAAGTCACAGTGCTAGAGGATTCGTCTGATGAACTGGAGGCTGGTAACACTGGCACTTCTGCTGAAGAGGACGAAATCGCCGACGTTGTTGAAAAGGATGTGTTTTCTGGGCTGAGAATGAGGACGTCCGAGCTTGAGGACAGTATTGGTGTTCCGACCACGAAATCTGAGCCGACAGCAATACCAGATGTGTGAGAGTCTTGTGAATCAGTCTGTGTTTCTTGGATTGACGGACTAAGAAGAACAAGATTTGAACTGAATGATTCATCAAGAACACTGGATACTGAAATCTTAGTCTGTGTTTCTTGGATTGACGGACTAAGAAGAACAACATTTGAACTGAATGATTCATCAAGAACACTGGATACTGAAATCTTAGTCTGTGTTTCTTGGATTGACGGACTAAGAAGAACAACATTTGAACTGAATGATTCATCAAGAACACTGGATACTGAAATCTTAGTCTGTGTTTCTTGGATTGACGGACTAAGAAGAACAACATTTGAACTCGATGATTCACCAAGAACACTGGATATTGAAATCTTTGTCTCTACAGAAGAGGATAACAAAAAATAGTCAGTGGTTAAAATATCAGTATTGTAAACTGTTGAATCTGTTTCTGTGTATTCTACAGATGACGCTGTAGATGCCATAAGCTCTGGCGTTATGCTTGTTGTTTCCAGTGACGTGTCTAGTGTGGTCGTTTCTAACCGCGCACTGCTAATTTGCACAGATGATGTTTCCACAACATTTACAGAAGATAAGAATAATATTGAAAGACTGCTTGGTTCAATGTAGTTAGTTGTCAGGTATTCGGATGATGACGTCATCGGATTGCCAACCAATGACGAACTACTAGCTTGTAATTCGTTCATTATGTCAGTACCTGAAATTAAGTTAAagtaataattaatgaaaaaatctTTGATAATGAAAGAAGATAAGTAATAACCCCAAAGaagattataaaaacaaatctttcACTCTTATCCactattaccggcctcggtggcgtcgtggttaggccatcggtctacaggctggtaggtactgcgttcggatcccagtcgaggcacgggatttttaatacagataccgactccaaaccctgagtgagtgctcccaaaggctcagtaggtaggtgtaaaccacttgcaccgaccagtgatccataactggttcaacaaaggccatggtttgtgctattctgcctgtgggaagcgcaaataaaagatccctttctgcctgtcgtaaaagagtagcctatgtggcgatagcgggtttccactaaaaacaatgtcagaatgaccatatgtttgacgtccaatagccgatgataagataaaaaatcaatgtgctctagtggcgtcgttaaataaaacaaactttaccgtATCCACTAACTGTGAAATCTAACCATTCTTCTCTTGGTTCCAAACTCTTTCCTGCCATTAggttattaaagaaaaaaagtatttattccTTCTCTCCCTTTAAATCAATTCTAAAAACGCtactcttttaaaacaaaaagtaaacattaaaaggtttttttaattaaaaaacgacaccactagatcacattgatttattaaccatcggctattgcatgtcaaacatttggtgattttgacatataatcttagtggaaacctgctacattgttccattagtagcgaggaaCTTTTATAAGCATCGtcctacagacatgatagcacataccacagcctttgatatgccagttgtggtgcactgggtgaaaccagaaatagcccaaaaggcacaccgacgggaatcgatcctagaccgaccgtgtatcaagcgagcgctttaccactggtctacgttccgccccaaaattaaaagtggatcgttaatatttgatattgttGTGACATCTTCCAACTATAGTCCGTTCCACAGGGGTCgcctttttttatactatgtaatttactacaagttatttatgtctgagccgattgatttgaaaattgcacataaaaatagtattttgttattatttctaaaacacttttatttttcttcttacgtcaaagaaaactaaaattatttacaaaaactattttaacagaacgatgggacggactataagtgtACTAACTGATTACCAGTAATCGGTTCAGCTTTGTTTGCAAGTGGAACGATTCCGTTGGTTACACCTGCAACGAAAAGGGAACatactttgtttaatttgtataatgtaaaacaaaaacaaaataataagaacacaaataaaaataaataaacacggCAGCCGCCCTGCACCCACGCATCTCATGTATTCTACAACAGACGCGTGACGTCAAAAATTCTACAGACGCGTGATGTGAAATCGTTTTTTCTGTATCGGAATGAGCGCACGCAAGTGATTGTCTGTGTCAGGTGTATCAATATAAACTAAAATCAATGGTTTCGTAGTATACTCAACTCTGACCCCACCACCGCTATgcaagtgtgtatgtgtgtgatgggtttatttatgtatgtttgcctgtgtctccccccccccccccccctctctctctctctctctctctctctctctctctctctctctctctctctctctctctctctctctctctgcacctgcgtgtgtacgtgtgtgtggatgtgtatgtgcgtttgtggatgtgtgtgtggtgggggggggaggcttTTGTGGATCTGTGTTTGgatgtgcatgtttgtgtgtgtgtttgtgtgtatgtgaatgtgtgtgtgtgtgtgtagcgtGTGTTGATGTATGTGTAGATATGCGCgtgagtgtgtgcgtgcatgtgtgtgtgtgtgtgtgtgtgtgtgtgtttttagtgCAATAACAATCCAAATTACCATACACACAAGTCCATCTGTACAAGGTAGATGATGAGTCACTGACCAAGTTATTGGAATCGAACTGGAAGTTGGGATCAGATGAAAGATGAATATAgcatgtttttgaaaataaagtcTTTTTGTATGAAAAGCCTTTGCATTCACTGTTTAAGAGGCAAAGACTTTGACACTCGTTAAGGTCTACACTTCCTTTACTGTTGTCTTTCGGACCAGTGGTTTTCTTTAAACTTTTATAACCGCAagaaccttttaaaaaaaagaaaaagaaaataaatgttatgcACTGTTTCATACAGTCCTTCTTTGTGTAATGGCTagaacggagagagagagagagagagacagagagagagagagagagagagagagagagagagagagagagagagagagagagagagagagagagagagagagagagagagagagagagagagagagagagagagagagagagagagagagagagagagagagagagagagagagatggcgagagagaggagatcgcgagaggagagagagagagagagagagagagagagagagagagagagcgagcgagagggagatggagagagagagagagagagagagagagagagagagagagagagagagagagagcgagcgagagagagagagagagcgagcgagagagagagagagagagagtcgatgttttgtgaaatgggcaCCTGGTCTGTAGACATCGTAATCTCCCTTAAGAAAGGGCAAGAGAGGGGTTTATAAATCCCATTATACTTAAAATAGTGGCACCTATGATACTTGGTTATAAgctcaaaaatatatttaaagggacattcctgagtctgctgcattgtaagatgttttcgactaataaaatatttctacgattacacttacatattaaatatattttcttgttttgaatatcagtgtttgtatattcaatgtatttctggtcgtcttaatatttgttagaaacccaaactggattttgtcttcaaataatttcatacgtacgaaaaactattattttaggatataaaatgaaatttaacctagtacaaatattagaacgaccagaaacacgtttaatatagtcactaatattttatgcagaaaaatatatttgatatgtaattacaattgttaaaaagtctctgttagtggataacatctttaaaattgcagctaactcaggaatgtccctttaatattttaatgtttaccaTTGGTCATTTGGCAGACATATGGCAACGCTTGGCCGCACAAAGAGGTTAGCCAGGTCTGCGAACTCGTTCTGGAATAGACGCAGGTCGTTTCTACGGAGTCGACTGGTTCCCCGCTGTTCCACCGCTCCCATGTTACTGGTTCACCCGTGACCCACTGGAAGTTCAGA
This window contains:
- the LOC121384179 gene encoding uncharacterized threonine-rich GPI-anchored glycoprotein PJ4664.02-like; translation: MTNGSCGYKSLKKTTGPKDNSKGSVDLNECQSLCLLNSECKGFSYKKTLFSKTCYIHLSSDPNFQFDSNNLVSDSSSTLYRWTCVYGVTNGIVPLANKAEPITGTDIMNELQASSSSLVGNPMTSSSEYLTTNYIEPSSLSILFLSSVNVVETSSVQISSARLETTTLDTSLETTSITPELMASTASSVEYTETDSTVYNTDILTTDYFLLSSSVETKISISSVLGESSSSNVVLLSPSIQETQTKISVSSVLDESFSSNVVLLSPSIQETQTKISVSSVLDESFSSNVVLLSPSIQETQTKISVSSVLDESFSSNLVLLSPSIQETQTDSQDSHTSGIAVGSDFVVGTPILSSSSDVLILSPENTSFSTTSAISSSSAEVPVLPASSSSDESSSTVTYSTTPVTSSSPMLCPCRCKTNLSVEQTDDLIEEIKKALIIEPKSTSRSARTKKSAEDNRPSAQTVGYVAILFLSLSIGGLFLLDGLVLLNHVKVAILKLKHVVVGTVPVPS